Proteins from a genomic interval of Lolium perenne isolate Kyuss_39 chromosome 1, Kyuss_2.0, whole genome shotgun sequence:
- the LOC127345192 gene encoding putative serine/threonine-protein kinase-like protein CCR3, with translation MTPLHTLHLAALLFLLLAAAASASTLAIAGGSTVCGVAADNGTVYCLDFAAATNSSASPIARPLVFSRVSGGDGYLCALGAGGGDPSVLLCWPPGPSAQYQLRRVYRGPTPYSDLSVGDDHVAAYDAQTRGIQWWRGGNSYPQFLPGAFTSLVSGHGFTCALEATNSPNVRCWGPNGSAVQSAFANTTSISSLAAGGTRACAVDSATGTVLCSGITGAGSAAPTGLYPHGLAVGDSHACGLSRPNHTAVCWTLAGPTPTVYYPAPGTAFEFLVAGANLTCGLVSANYTVVCWSATSADNAAVELSSLPSVLPGTCVPDASACDCDAFPGSGQICAAAGSPGSVICKRICEASAPPPAASPPQPPPAAAAPSKAVSKRWIAFAVVGAVGAFVGLCSIVYCLLFGFCSHKRIHNSVQPNLPGGAGAAPAPADTNVAAVAAASPYGSPNGSRARGFLFRRQLSRAMTRQRSGPSSFKDQTEEYTFAQLAAATEFFSPDAQIGAGSFGTVYRGKLPDGREVAIKRGESLARKFQEKESAFRSELAFLSRLHHKHLVGLVGYCEENDERLLVYEFMKNGALYDHLHPKPAHIIGDEPPLVSPVMSSWKLRIKILLDASRGIEYLHSYAVPPIIHRDIKSSNILLDGSWVARVSDFGLSLMGPSSPDSDDSAGAAVQQHVAMKAAGTVGYMDPEYYGMHHLTVKSDVYGFGVVMLETLTGKRALFRDAGGGGDPVSVVDYAQPSIVAGELGKVLDGRAPEPTPNEAEAVELVAYTAVHCVRLEGKDRPAMADIVANLETAFAFCEGSAGGNGSRDGRATGGGGYRNSSSSLSMTSMELSGRIGE, from the coding sequence ATGACCCCGCTGCACACGCTCCACCTCGCGGCGCTCCTCTTCCTGCTGCTCGCGgcggccgcctccgcctccacgctCGCCATCGCGGGGGGCTCCACCGTCTGCGGCGTCGCGGCCGACAACGGCACCGTCTACTGCCTCGACTTCGCCGCCGCCACCAACTCCTCCGCTTCCCCCATCGCGCGTCCGCTCGTCTTCTCCCGCGTCTCCGGCGGCGACGGCTACCTCTGCGCGCTcggcgcgggcggcggcgacCCCTCCGTGCTCCTCTGCTGGCCGCCCGGCCCCTCCGCGCAGTACCAGCTCCGGCGGGtctacaggggccccacaccctactcAGACCTCTCCGTCGGGGACGACCACGTCGCGGCCTACGACGCCCAGACGCGCGGGATCCAATGGTGGAGGGGCGGCAACAGctacccgcagttccttccaggcGCCTTCACCTCCCTCGTCTCCGGCCACGGCTTCACCTGCGCGCTCGAGGCCACCAACTCCCCCAACGTCCGCTGCTGGGGACCCAACGGTAGCGCCGTGCAATCCGCCTTCGCCAACACCACCTCCATCTCCTCCCTCGCGGCCGGCGGCACCCGCGCGTGCGCCGTCGACTCCGCCACGGGCACCGTGCTCTGCTCCGGCATCACCGGCGCGGGCTCTGCCGCGCCGACCGGCCTCTACCCGCACGGCCTCGCCGTCGGCGACTCGCACGCGTGCGGCCTCAGCCGCCCCAACCACACCGCCGTCTGCTGGACCCTCGCGgggcccacccccaccgtctactACCCGGCCCCCGGCACCGCCTTCGAGTTCCTCGTCGCCGGCGCCAACCTCACCTGCGGCCTCGTCTCCGCCAACTACACCGTCGTCTGCTGGTCCGCCACCTCCGCCGACAACGCGGCCGTCGAACTCTCCTCGCTACCATCCGTTCTCCCCGGCACCTGCGTCCCCGACGCCTCCGCCTGCGACTGCGACGCCTTCCCCGGGTCGGGCCAAATCTGCGCGGCCGCGGGGTCCCCCGGCAGCGTCATCTGCAAGAGGATTTGCGAGGCTTCCGCGCCTCCGCCGGCCGCGTCGCCTCCTCAACCGCCACCCGCCGCAGCAGCTCCTTCCAAGGCCGTGTCCAAGAGGTGGATCGCGTTCGCCGTCGTCGGCGCGGTCGGCGCCTTCGTCGGCCTCTGCTCCATCGTCTACTGCCTCCTCTTCGGCTTCTGCAGCCACAAGCGGATCCACAACTCCGTCCAGCCCAACCTCCCCGGAGGCGCCGGCGCCGCCCCCGCCCCGGCCGATACTAACGTCGCCGCTGTCGCTGCCGCCAGCCCCTACGGCTCGCCGAACGGGTCCCGCGCGCGCGGGTTCCTCTTCCGGCGGCAGCTCTCGCGGGCCATGACGCGGCAGCGCAGCGGGCCGTCCTCCTTCAAGGACCAGACCGAGGAGTACACCTTCGCGCAGCTGGCGGCCGCCACCGAGTTCTTCTCCCCGGATGCCCAGATCGGGGCGGGCAGCTTCGGGACCGTGTACCGCGGCAAGCTCCCCGACGGGCGCGAGGTGGCCATCAAGCGCGGCGAGTCGCTGGCGCGCAAGTTCCAGGAGAAGGAGAGCGCGTTCCGGTCGGAGCTGGCCTTCCTGTCCCGCCTTCACCACAAGCACCTCGTCGGCCTCGTGGGGTACTGCGAGGAGAACGACGAGCGGCTGCTGGTGTACGAGTTCATGAAGAACGGCGCGCTCTACGACCACCTCCACCCCAAACCAGCCCACATCATCGGCGACGAGCCGCCATTGGTGTCGCCGGTGATGTCGTCGTGGAAGCTCCGCATCAAGATCCTGCTGGACGCGTCGCGCGGCATCGAGTACCTGCACTCGTACGCGGTGCCGCCCATCATCCACCGCGACATCAAGTCGTCCAACATCCTGCTGGACGGCAGCTGGGTGGCGCGCGTGTCCGACTTCGGGCTCTCGCTCATGGGTCCGTCGTCGCCGGACTCGGACGACTCCGCCGGTGCAGCAGTGCAGCAGCACGTGGCCATGAAGGCCGCCGGCACGGTGGGGTACATGGACCCGGAGTACTACGGCATGCACCACCTCACCGTGAAGAGCGACGTGTACGGCTTCGGCGTGGTGATGCTGGAGACGCTCACGGGGAAGCGCGCGCTGTTCAgggacgccggcggcggcggggacccCGTGAGCGTGGTGGACTACGCGCAGCCGAGCATCGTCGCCGGGGAGCTCGGCAAGGTGCTGGACGGGCGCGCGCCGGAGCCCACCCCGAACGAGGCCGAGGCCGTGGAGCTGGTGGCCTACACGGCCGTGCACTGCGTGCGGCTGGAGGGCAAGGACCGGCCCGCCATGGCGGACATCGTGGCTAACCTCGAGACAGCGTTCGCGTTCTGCGAGGGCAGCGCCGGAGGGAACGGCAGCCGCGACGGCCGCGCcactggcggcggcggctacAGGAACAGCTCGTCCAGCCTCTCCATGACGTCAATGGAGTTGTCTGGGAGGATCGGGGAGTAG